Genomic DNA from Pungitius pungitius chromosome 12, fPunPun2.1, whole genome shotgun sequence:
TGAATCCTTCATGAGAATGTCATTGCAAAGGGTTCACCTGAGGTTACACCTGCCGCCTCTGATGCAATCACCACGCCACACGTCATGGGTACGTCTCCCTTTTTGACTTCTCGTTTGCTTAAAGAGATCTGTTGAGGATTTAACAGCCTGCTGTTGATGCAAATACTAAATAGAAAGTATTCGTTCTGACTAACAATAATAAAGACTTTACCTCTGTGTAACTGACCAAGAGGACCGACCCCAAGACTTTCAGCGTCGTCTTCCTCGGGCGTACTCGCTGTTCCTCTGTCGGAGACAACAAATGACTGTAATTAGTCAACTATGACGTTTGCAAAGCCATGGCATTGTCTTTACACACCCAAAGGGATTCAAATGCATACGAGAGGACTTTTCTATTAAGTGTCTGAACTCTGGGATGATGGCCTCCACGTGGGACACAAACATCTCTTGTATCACATCGCAGCCGGAGCGGGTCATCTAAACACACAATGCAGTGAGTCAAACCAGGAAGTGCATGTCCAACATCGAAACATCATTGAAATACGGAGGATTCTAAGCAGTTTCCTGCATGCCAATTTGAATCCATGTCCTACAACAGTTGCAGCGTACCTTAACCGAATAGAGCGGCAGCGTGAGTGTCTGCGTCCCACAGCGGAGGTAATAACACAGTGTGTCCAGAAGGAAGACGCTGGGCTTTGGCGGCTCTTTGTGGACACACTGCTGAAGTCAAGAGACGGAAGAAGGCGCGCATCAGATTAACCCCCATTGTGTTATTGTATTTTGACCTTCAGGTTTGGTGCTTAGCAAGGCAACATGCACgtattagcatttagctcaacgCCCATTGTGTGGTGCGCTTTTCCCTAAAAAGAGTCAATATGGCAGACTCATTGGTTACCTTTCCCGCCAGTGCGGAGATTGCTGCTCCCAGACTGTTGATGTTGCTGTTGTACCATGGATCCACTCGTCCCAGTAAGGAGGCGAGAGACAATCTGCTTTTGCTCTGACATGGGTGCTCCTATGAGAAATGACAGGTGTCTTACAGTCTTCTACATTCTCACCAGTCCGTCAGGATCGCAGGGAGTGACTCAGTGGGACTCACAGGTGGACCGAGCGAGTGCTTCTCATCAGAGACCGGGATGTAGTAAAACCGCAGGTCCACCATCTTGGTCAAAATAGGACAATTGGACTCTCTCTCACTGTCGGAAATACAATGAAATGATCAGacctccaccccaccccccacaatGCAAATGCAGAAACAATTTGAGGAACACGCAGCACTTCTCCTCAACACTTTTTGGAAAGCGGCTGCTCACCGAATCGAGCGATAAGCTCTGGCAATTCCTCCCAGCACGCGATCGTCTCCCAGTACCACGACCCGAGCTGTGTGACGCCTCCCGTCTTTGTCGGGGCTTTCAGGACGAAGCTTCGTCTGGTCCCCCACGAAGCACAGTTTTTGTGGCGTCTTCATGGTCTTGATGCCGTTTCTCCGTGTTGCTGCAGGGTTTGTGGATACAGGCGGCGATACATCCCTCTCTTTCAGATCTCTCTCTATCCCACTGTCCACAGACTGAACTGAATCCCGTCTGTCCTTCTGCTCTTCATCAGAAGCATTTGATTTAGAGGCGCAGCACCTGGCAAAGTTTGCCAGCAGTTTCCCTATTGGAAACAATACACGTTTAACATACATTTGTATTGCAGCATCTGGCTCTTTTTATTAAGAGAAAGTAGAAAGTATTGTTTGTGTGGCTCACATAGATCCTCTTTGCCCCTCCACAAGTGGAAGTTGATCTCTGGATAGGGCATTGCAGTGTTGAACCCAGAACTCGGATCGAGCTTGGTTTGTTCTGAGAAAACAGGGTAATGgttcatgatgtcatcatgtcCTGATCTCTTGTAATACAGATCCGTGCCTAACAGCAGACTGCAGAATACAAACCTTCTTTGGAGACAGTCAAGATGTCTCTGTGTATGTGTTGCAGTCTGTTCAGATAGTCGGCACCACCAGCTGCACCCTGTTTCACACTCTTCTCCACGGCTAGATCTA
This window encodes:
- the pik3r6b gene encoding LOW QUALITY PROTEIN: phosphoinositide 3-kinase regulatory subunit 6 (The sequence of the model RefSeq protein was modified relative to this genomic sequence to represent the inferred CDS: substituted 3 bases at 3 genomic stop codons), whose translation is MYGTVQALLREMSGQSALEKGLMRWSLHRKLEANPSCSVSLIRVLITQLDKLIQIHERRSYAYTIAALHTLYYVVMQSGVMIPTSVYQKASECLIKLLQFPSPYSSVALSTLRGIKMEMTTPGSSXHRRVTAEQHLVNTHVTIQEKVFVLADPAVFSAALEAAVRTHLEESSFLTDTSTVEKNVVLHVLQAGLGASCQSSKLAHALKALGEQTVKTYFQEVDLAVEKSVKQGAAGGADYLNRLQHIHRDILTVSKEGLYSAVCXQTKLDPSSGFNTAMPYPEINFHLWRGKEDLWKLLANFARCCASKSNASDEEQKDRRDSVQSVDSGIERDLKERDVSPPVSTNPAATRRNGIKTMKTPQKLCFVGDQTKLRPESPDKDGRRHTARVVVLGDDRVLGGIARAYRSIRERESNCPILTKMVDLRFYYIPVSDEKHSLGPPEHPCQSKSRLSLASLLGRVDPWYNSNINSLGAAISALAGKQCVHKEPPKPSVFLLDTLCYYLRCGTQTLTLPLYSVKMTRSGCDVIQEMFVSHVEAIIPEFRHLIEKSSQEQRVRPRKTTLKVLGSVLLVSYTEISLSKREVKKGDVPMTCGVVIASEAAGVTSGMDHLTVKFHSVNPANNRTIXTQQISIRATQSLTLSVCLDKDSRCTYADIQRVEISPCLDPGSERELLFSNYVDKVLHLPIHTFSGVSP